A window from Sulfurirhabdus autotrophica encodes these proteins:
- a CDS encoding efflux RND transporter periplasmic adaptor subunit: MSQQFKRLFLLLLFVMMAAGLGACGKPQENPGKTAPAVKINSSQSVRIIAEGRVVTYPGAEIVVSAEQSGVVVKLPVDEKMSVKKGDLIAELETDELRAMLAESRAKIREAEATLQLAKIEVERYKLLFQKQMGTKQNLDRAVHDHKAALARLATAQAAARRIQVSLDKSRILSPIDGVIITRYTNPGEMVAPGTHLVMIADLSKMRVEAEVDEFDVGRIVTGAKVQITAEGYVNQSWQGKVEEIPDAVVDRRLKPQDPGRPSDTRVLLVKIALLEPTPLKLGQRVEVEMQGKALAR, from the coding sequence ATGTCTCAACAATTCAAACGATTATTCTTACTGTTGCTTTTTGTGATGATGGCAGCTGGATTGGGGGCATGTGGCAAGCCGCAGGAAAATCCCGGGAAAACAGCACCTGCGGTCAAGATCAACTCGAGTCAATCTGTGCGAATCATTGCTGAAGGGCGGGTGGTTACTTATCCCGGCGCAGAAATCGTAGTGAGTGCTGAGCAAAGTGGAGTAGTGGTAAAGTTGCCAGTCGATGAAAAAATGTCCGTGAAAAAAGGCGATCTGATTGCAGAATTGGAAACAGATGAACTGCGAGCGATGTTGGCGGAATCCAGAGCAAAAATACGTGAAGCAGAAGCGACATTACAATTGGCAAAAATAGAAGTTGAGCGGTACAAATTGCTGTTCCAGAAACAGATGGGGACCAAGCAAAATCTGGATCGCGCGGTGCATGATCATAAAGCCGCCTTGGCACGACTTGCCACTGCACAGGCCGCTGCGCGGCGCATTCAAGTGTCACTTGATAAATCACGTATTCTCTCGCCGATTGATGGCGTGATAATTACCCGCTACACCAACCCCGGGGAAATGGTCGCACCTGGTACGCACTTGGTGATGATAGCCGATCTCAGTAAAATGCGCGTGGAAGCAGAAGTGGATGAGTTTGATGTGGGCCGAATAGTGACAGGCGCTAAAGTTCAGATAACCGCAGAAGGTTACGTAAATCAATCCTGGCAAGGAAAGGTGGAAGAAATACCTGATGCAGTAGTAGACAGACGTTTAAAACCCCAGGACCCGGGAAGACCTTCAGATACGCGCGTGTTGCTGGTGAAAATTGCGCTATTGGAACCTACGCCGCTTAAGTTGGGGCAGCGAGTGGAAGTGGAAATGCAGGGAAAGGCTTTAGCGCGTTGA